In Nilaparvata lugens isolate BPH unplaced genomic scaffold, ASM1435652v1 scaffold6719, whole genome shotgun sequence, the sequence AACTCATTCAATAAAGACTCTGATGCAATCAAATTTGAGGAGTTGGTCCAACTTTTTAAAGAACATTTTCTCCCCACAAAAAACTTGACAGTTGAACGTCACAAATTCTTCACTCGAGTGCAGCAGCCAGGTGAGAGTATTGATGACTTTGTCACTGCCTTAAAGACACTGAGTAACTCCTGTGAATTTGGGTCATTGACTGATAGTCTGGTGAaagatattttgatttgtgGACTCAATGACAGTCACACTAACATTAAAGAACGCCTGCTCCAGGATCCGGACCTTAACCTAGAAAAAGCACTGCAAGTGTGCCGATCAGTGGTGATGTCCCAACAGCATGTCAAAGCCCTCCTGTGCCCTACTTCTGACTTGACAATTGGAGCAGTGAACAGACGATTTCTCCGGGATGGATCAAACCAGTTTCATCAACCAGCCAACAACTCAGGTTATGTTCACACTCCTAGTAACTCTGGTGATGTCATTCAACAGGCTCATTCTTCAACCCAACCTTTCCGGTCAGG encodes:
- the LOC111049405 gene encoding uncharacterized protein LOC111049405 yields the protein MSISTQNIHPLSLSGDVANNFSNWLQQFKIFLIAANLDEAPSKRKVALFLALIGPQGLAVFNSFNKDSDAIKFEELVQLFKEHFLPTKNLTVERHKFFTRVQQPGESIDDFVTALKTLSNSCEFGSLTDSLVKDILICGLNDSHTNIKERLLQDPDLNLEKALQVCRSVVMSQQHVKALLCPTSDLTIGAVNRRFLRDGSNQFHQPANNSGYVHTPSNSGDVIQQAHSSTQPFRSGQVNQRPTMPPICDKCGQVHRFKCPALNKTCSRCGRLNHFAKMCRSKTVMSIEYHQSQPQENQANTSDTSCSDGSGQLSQSQMHF